A genomic window from Nicotiana sylvestris chromosome 11, ASM39365v2, whole genome shotgun sequence includes:
- the LOC104235593 gene encoding UDP-D-apiose/UDP-D-xylose synthase 2 encodes MAGRVDLDGNPIKPISICMIGAGGFIGSHLCEKLMSETPHKVLAVDVYSDKIKHLLEPATLPWADRIQFHRINIKNDSRLEGLIKMADLTINLAAICTPADYNTRPLDTIYSNFIDALPVVKYCSENGKRLIHFSTCEVYGKTIGAFLPKDSPLRQDPAYFVLKEDTSPCIFGSIEKQRWSYACAKQLIERLVYAEGAENGLEFTIVRPFNWIGPRMDFIPGIDGPSEGVPRVLACFSNNLLRREPLKLVDGGESQRTFIYIKDAIEAVLLMIENPARANGHIFNVGNPNNEVTVRQLAEMMTQVYSNVSGESSIETPTIDVSSKEFYGEGYDDSDKRIPDMTIINRQLGWNPKTSLWDLLESTLTYQHRTYAEAVKQAMSKTTAN; translated from the exons ATGGCAGGGAGAGTAGATCTGGACGGTAATCCAATAAAGCCAATTTCAATATGTATGATTGGTGCCGGTGGATTTATTGGGTCCCACTTATGCGAGAAACTCATGTCGGAGACTCCTCACAAGGTACTCGCCGTCGACGTTTACAGTGACAAAATTAAGCATTTGCTTGAACCGGCAACTCTTCCTTGGGCCGATCGTATTCAGTTCCATCGAATCAATATTAAGAATGATTCTCGCCTTGAAGGTCTCATCAAGATGGCAGATCTG ACCATAAATCTTGCTGCGATCTGTACTCCAGCAGATTACAACACTCGACCACTTGACACAATTTACAGCAATTTCATTGATGCTCTACCTGTG GTTAAGTACTGCTCAGAAAATGGAAAGCGTCTCATTCACTTTTCAACTTGTGAAGTTTATGGGAAAACCATAGGTGCATTTTTGCCCAAAGACAGCCCATTGCGGCAG GATCCTGCCTACTTTGTGCTTAAGGAAGATACGTCCCCTTGCATATTTGGATCAATTGAGAAGCAGAGATGGTCCTACGCATGTGCAAAGCAATTGATTGAGAGGCTGGTCTATG CTGAGGGTGCTGAAAATGGCTTAGAGTTCACCATTGTGAGGCCCTTTAACTGGATTGGTCCTAGGATGGATTTCATTCCTGGCATTGATGGTCCTAGTGAAGGTGTTCCAAGAGTATTGGCTTGCTTTAGTAAC AACCTTTTAAGACGTGAACCTTTGAAACTTGTGGATGGGGGAGAATCACAAAGGACGTTCATTTATATAAAAGATGCTATTGAAGCTGTTCTTCTAATGATC GAAAATCCTGCAAGGGCCAATGGTCACATCTTTAACGTTGGTAATCCGAACAATGAAGTTACAGTCAGGCAGCTGGCTGAAATGATGACTCAG GTCTACTCAAATGTGAGTGGAGAGTCTTCTATTGAAACACCCACCATTGATGTAAGTTCTAAAGAATTTTATGGTGAGGGGTATGATGACAGTGACAAGAGAATCCCAGACATGACCATAATCAACAGGCAGCTTG GTTGGAACCCGAAGACTTCCCTATGGGACTTGCTTGAATCCACGCTCACATACCAACACAGGACATATGCTGAGGCTGTCAAGCAGGCCATGTCTAAAACAACTGCCAATTGA